In Pocillopora verrucosa isolate sample1 chromosome 13, ASM3666991v2, whole genome shotgun sequence, one genomic interval encodes:
- the LOC131789574 gene encoding histamine H2 receptor-like: MHNTAFNIFVIIFHVVLTLATLFGNCSVCAVIWRTRALRTVPNMIIFSLALADLLMTSAFVYRVVNRMSGEESHSTCHAISEIAFCTICVIILHLTAISIDRFIAIRFPLRYKTIVTGKRTKTALIAIWLLPVIGTVVSPHSLPDAEYEDFVDYYDSFHLCLSYHEHKFKNTSKIFAAIIISIYIVLPCTLTVGSYMYILKVSRHQQLKLKHDAHLEGERMRKLEIKVAITYGIIIGAFMACFLPLLIGTLHQQFIGNDEREEMTRVMTILSFIASISACVNPVVYTCRNQEFRKAFKKIFKRGNQEIGNELTTFSRY; the protein is encoded by the coding sequence ATGCACAATACAGCGTTTAATatctttgttattatttttcacgTAGTTTTAACCTTGGCAACTTTGTTTGGAAACTGTTCAGTCTGTGCAGTGATATGGAGGACTAGGGCTCTGAGAACAGTTCCAAATatgataattttcagtttggCCCTCGCCGACTTGCTCATGACAAGTGCTTTCGTGTACCGAGTTGTTAATCGCATGAGTGGTGAGGAGTCTCACTCAACGTGCCATGCCATTTCAGAAATTGCTTTCTGTACAATCTGTGTGATAATTCTACATTTGACAGCCATCAGTATCGACAGATTTATCGCGATAAGGTTTCCACTCCGCTACAAAACTATTGTGACGGGGAAACGAACGAAAACTGCACTTATTGCCATATGGCTACTCCCTGTGATAGGAACTGTTGTGTCTCCTCATTCGCTTCCCGACGCAGAGTACGAAGACTTCGTCGATTACTatgattcatttcatttgtgtttGTCATATCATGAACACAAATTCAAAAACACATCGAAAATCTTTGCTGCAATTATAATCTCAATATACATCGTTTTGCCTTGCACTTTGACTGTTGGTAGTTACATGTATATCCTGAAAGTGTCACGTCATCAACAATTAAAACTTAAACATGATGCTCACTTGGAGGGCGAAAGGATGAGAAAGCTCGAGATTAAAGTAGCAATAACGTATGGTATTATCATCGGCGCGTTCATGGCTTGTTTTTTACCCCTCTTAATAGGAACTCTGCACCAACAGTTTATTGGCAATGATGAGCGAGAGGAAATGACTCGTGTCATGAcgattttatcatttattgcaTCCATCAGCGCCTGCGTCAATCCAGTGGTTTATACTTGTAGGAATCAAGAATTCAGAAAGGccttcaagaaaatttttaaaagaggaAATCAAGAGATTGGCAACGAACTGACAACCTTTTCAAGATATTGA
- the LOC131789573 gene encoding protein Wnt-1 isoform X2: MKLGGFHQRISPACCFRWKCGKKRNLGVSSSSKPQDDYNFQLSPANGVKPVTPKQQRLFRKYPELVPYIGLGAKFSISQCQYQFKNRRWNCSAHSPENVFGKIVKIACRETAFAYSITAAGVSHAIARACSDGKVTACGCDSRYKGVTNEGWQWGGCSDNIHFADQFSRKFVDAGEKGRDFRTLVNLHNNEAGRTAIRENMVRECKCHGVSEACTVRTCWRRMADFRRIGEVLKDKFDSASMVEFEQNNNRNGHNVKKGKSFRPRNKLHKPPTRADLVYYEDSPNFCNRNPDTGSLGTVGRLCNNTSLGTDGCDLMCCGRGYTSSESELEELCNCRFYWCCKVKCQSCRSRLTLHRCK; encoded by the exons ATGAAACTTGGTGGGTTTCATCAGAGGATTTCGCCGGCTTGTTGTTTCCGATGGAAATGCGGCAAGAAAAG GAATCTTGGCGTTAGTAGCTCCTCGAAACCCCAAGACGATTACAATTTCCAGCTTTCTCCTGCCAACGGTGTCAAACCTGTTACACCGAAGCAACAGCGATTGTTTCGGAAGTACCCAGAGTTGGTTCCATACATTGGACTCGGGGCAAAATTCTCTATCAGCCAGTGCCAGTATCAGTTTAAAAACAGACGGTGGAATTGTTCTGCTCATAGTCCTGAAAACGTATTTGGGAAGATTGTAAAAATAG CTTGCAGGGAAACTGCTTTCGCTTACTCAATAACGGCAGCCGGTGTATCGCACGCCATAGCTAGAGCTTGTAGCGACGGCAAAGTGACAGCCTGTGGTTGCGACAGTAGATACAAGGGAGTTACCAATGAGGGTTGGCAATGGGGAGGCTGTAGTGACAATATTCATTTTGCTGATCAGTTCTCCAGAAAGTTCGTCGATGCTGGAGAGAAGGGAAGAGATTTTCGCACTTTGGTTAATTTGCACAACAACGAGGCGGGAAGAACA gCAATTCGAGAAAACATGGTTAGAGAATGCAAATGTCATGGAGTGTCTGAGGCCTGCACTGTTCGAACATGTTGGAGAAGGATGGCTGACTTCAGACGAATTGGCGAGGTGCTTAAAGACAAATTCGACAGCGCTTCAATGGTAGAATTTGAACAGAATAACAATCGTAATGGTCATAATGTTAAGAAAGGAAAATCTTTTCGACCGAGAAATAAACTACATAAGCCCCCTACAAGAGCAGATTTGGTTTACTACGAAGACTCGCCCAATTTTTGTAACCGAAATCCTGACACTGGATCCCTCGGAACGGTTGGAAGACTGTGTAATAACACATCCCTCGGGACAGATGGGTGTGACTTAATGTGCTGCGGAAGAGGTTATACATCGAGTGAAAGCGAACTGGAAGAACTCTGCAACTGTCGTTTCTATTGGTGTTGTAAGGTGAAATGTCAGAGTTGTCGATCGAGGCTTACGCTTCATAGGTGTAAGTAA
- the LOC131789572 gene encoding protein Wnt-6 isoform X2, whose amino-acid sequence MQQDPNVVCKKTQSFFQRKEDFCKSKPELISTVLGGVKGSVEECQWQFRNRRWNCSTSKNFVKKILRYDYRETAFIYAITSAGVTFSVTRACRLGQLHQCGCRKVNPQQKQQVIANNVIQSFPRNEYPSTDNQVPSQAFPIGETEQFEWGGCSDNIHHGYAMSRQLMQEEKNRDGRSMIIEHNNEAGRLAVKRNMQTECKCHGLSGACSLQTCWKKMPLFRNVGDKLKARFDSAIKVIIGNSGDRLIKEGETIKPPTELDLVYTTESLNFCKADPYMGYHGTVGRRCNDTSMGVGGCQLLCCGRGARMRKLVVTENCQCRFLWCCTVKCKRCRREEDVFTCE is encoded by the exons ATGCAACAAGACCCTAATGTCGTGTGTAAGAAAACGCAGTCATTCTTCCAAAGAAAGGAAGACTTTTGCAAATCGAAGCCTGAACTGATTTCTACCGTTCTTGGGGGGGTGAAAGGTTCCGTCGAAGAGTGTCAGTGGCAGTTTAGAAACAGGCGATGGAACTGCTCGACGTCTAAGaattttgtcaagaaaattctTCGCTACG ACTACCGAGAGACGGCGTTCATCTACGCCATTACATCGGCTGGGGTTACCTTTTCTGTCACGCGAGCATGTAGGTTGGGTCAACTTCACCAATGTGGATGCCGCAAAGTAAATCCGCAACAGAAACAGCAAGTCATCGCTAACAATGTGATTCAGTCGTTCCCTCGAAACGAATACCCTTCTACAGACAACCAAGTTCCAAGCCAGGCATTTCCCATCGGCGAAACTGAGCAGTTCGAATGGGGAGGTTGCAGCGACAATATCCATCACGGCTACGCGATGTCGCGGCAGTTGatgcaagaagaaaaaaacagagacgGTCGATCCATGATAATCGAACATAATAATGAAGCAGGACGATTG GCAGTCAAGCGTAACATGCAAACAGAATGCAAATGCCATGGTCTCTCGGGTGCCTGCTCTCTTCAAACGTGTTGGAAAAAGATGCCGCTCTTTAGAAACGTGGGCGACAAACTGAAAGCCCGTTTCGATTCTGCCATCAAGGTGATTATAGGAAATAGCGGAGATCGGTTAATCAAAGAAGGAGAAACAATAAAACCTCCAACAGAACTCGATTTGGTTTATACTACCGAATCCCTAAACTTCTGCAAAGCGGATCCCTATATGGGCTATCATGGCACTGTGGGCAGACGGTGTAATGATACAAGCATGGGAGTGGGAGGGTGTCAATTGCTTTGCTGCGGTCGCGGAGCACGAATGAGAAAATTGGTCGTAACAGAAAATTGCCAATGCCGTTTTCTGTGGTGTTGTACAGTCAAATGCAAGAGATGCAGGAGAGAAGAAGACGTCTTTACTTGTGAATAA
- the LOC131789572 gene encoding protein Wnt-6 isoform X1, with translation MKLRLLSVFLFVIYSSKVIALWWSLETSMQQDPNVVCKKTQSFFQRKEDFCKSKPELISTVLGGVKGSVEECQWQFRNRRWNCSTSKNFVKKILRYDYRETAFIYAITSAGVTFSVTRACRLGQLHQCGCRKVNPQQKQQVIANNVIQSFPRNEYPSTDNQVPSQAFPIGETEQFEWGGCSDNIHHGYAMSRQLMQEEKNRDGRSMIIEHNNEAGRLAVKRNMQTECKCHGLSGACSLQTCWKKMPLFRNVGDKLKARFDSAIKVIIGNSGDRLIKEGETIKPPTELDLVYTTESLNFCKADPYMGYHGTVGRRCNDTSMGVGGCQLLCCGRGARMRKLVVTENCQCRFLWCCTVKCKRCRREEDVFTCE, from the exons ATGAAGCTCCGTTTACTGagtgtatttttatttgttatttattcaaGCAAAGTTATTGCGTTATGGTG GTCACTCGAGACGTCAATGCAACAAGACCCTAATGTCGTGTGTAAGAAAACGCAGTCATTCTTCCAAAGAAAGGAAGACTTTTGCAAATCGAAGCCTGAACTGATTTCTACCGTTCTTGGGGGGGTGAAAGGTTCCGTCGAAGAGTGTCAGTGGCAGTTTAGAAACAGGCGATGGAACTGCTCGACGTCTAAGaattttgtcaagaaaattctTCGCTACG ACTACCGAGAGACGGCGTTCATCTACGCCATTACATCGGCTGGGGTTACCTTTTCTGTCACGCGAGCATGTAGGTTGGGTCAACTTCACCAATGTGGATGCCGCAAAGTAAATCCGCAACAGAAACAGCAAGTCATCGCTAACAATGTGATTCAGTCGTTCCCTCGAAACGAATACCCTTCTACAGACAACCAAGTTCCAAGCCAGGCATTTCCCATCGGCGAAACTGAGCAGTTCGAATGGGGAGGTTGCAGCGACAATATCCATCACGGCTACGCGATGTCGCGGCAGTTGatgcaagaagaaaaaaacagagacgGTCGATCCATGATAATCGAACATAATAATGAAGCAGGACGATTG GCAGTCAAGCGTAACATGCAAACAGAATGCAAATGCCATGGTCTCTCGGGTGCCTGCTCTCTTCAAACGTGTTGGAAAAAGATGCCGCTCTTTAGAAACGTGGGCGACAAACTGAAAGCCCGTTTCGATTCTGCCATCAAGGTGATTATAGGAAATAGCGGAGATCGGTTAATCAAAGAAGGAGAAACAATAAAACCTCCAACAGAACTCGATTTGGTTTATACTACCGAATCCCTAAACTTCTGCAAAGCGGATCCCTATATGGGCTATCATGGCACTGTGGGCAGACGGTGTAATGATACAAGCATGGGAGTGGGAGGGTGTCAATTGCTTTGCTGCGGTCGCGGAGCACGAATGAGAAAATTGGTCGTAACAGAAAATTGCCAATGCCGTTTTCTGTGGTGTTGTACAGTCAAATGCAAGAGATGCAGGAGAGAAGAAGACGTCTTTACTTGTGAATAA
- the LOC131789573 gene encoding protein Wnt-1 isoform X1, translated as MKLFKAFYMVVLFGLTSLDVLAEGNGSWWNLGVSSSSKPQDDYNFQLSPANGVKPVTPKQQRLFRKYPELVPYIGLGAKFSISQCQYQFKNRRWNCSAHSPENVFGKIVKIACRETAFAYSITAAGVSHAIARACSDGKVTACGCDSRYKGVTNEGWQWGGCSDNIHFADQFSRKFVDAGEKGRDFRTLVNLHNNEAGRTAIRENMVRECKCHGVSEACTVRTCWRRMADFRRIGEVLKDKFDSASMVEFEQNNNRNGHNVKKGKSFRPRNKLHKPPTRADLVYYEDSPNFCNRNPDTGSLGTVGRLCNNTSLGTDGCDLMCCGRGYTSSESELEELCNCRFYWCCKVKCQSCRSRLTLHRCK; from the exons ATGAAGTTGTTCAAAGCTTTTTACATGGTCGTACTGTTTGGTTTAACAAGTCTCGATGTTCTAGCTGAAGGCAATGGGTCGTGGTG GAATCTTGGCGTTAGTAGCTCCTCGAAACCCCAAGACGATTACAATTTCCAGCTTTCTCCTGCCAACGGTGTCAAACCTGTTACACCGAAGCAACAGCGATTGTTTCGGAAGTACCCAGAGTTGGTTCCATACATTGGACTCGGGGCAAAATTCTCTATCAGCCAGTGCCAGTATCAGTTTAAAAACAGACGGTGGAATTGTTCTGCTCATAGTCCTGAAAACGTATTTGGGAAGATTGTAAAAATAG CTTGCAGGGAAACTGCTTTCGCTTACTCAATAACGGCAGCCGGTGTATCGCACGCCATAGCTAGAGCTTGTAGCGACGGCAAAGTGACAGCCTGTGGTTGCGACAGTAGATACAAGGGAGTTACCAATGAGGGTTGGCAATGGGGAGGCTGTAGTGACAATATTCATTTTGCTGATCAGTTCTCCAGAAAGTTCGTCGATGCTGGAGAGAAGGGAAGAGATTTTCGCACTTTGGTTAATTTGCACAACAACGAGGCGGGAAGAACA gCAATTCGAGAAAACATGGTTAGAGAATGCAAATGTCATGGAGTGTCTGAGGCCTGCACTGTTCGAACATGTTGGAGAAGGATGGCTGACTTCAGACGAATTGGCGAGGTGCTTAAAGACAAATTCGACAGCGCTTCAATGGTAGAATTTGAACAGAATAACAATCGTAATGGTCATAATGTTAAGAAAGGAAAATCTTTTCGACCGAGAAATAAACTACATAAGCCCCCTACAAGAGCAGATTTGGTTTACTACGAAGACTCGCCCAATTTTTGTAACCGAAATCCTGACACTGGATCCCTCGGAACGGTTGGAAGACTGTGTAATAACACATCCCTCGGGACAGATGGGTGTGACTTAATGTGCTGCGGAAGAGGTTATACATCGAGTGAAAGCGAACTGGAAGAACTCTGCAACTGTCGTTTCTATTGGTGTTGTAAGGTGAAATGTCAGAGTTGTCGATCGAGGCTTACGCTTCATAGGTGTAAGTAA